From Primulina tabacum isolate GXHZ01 chromosome 2, ASM2559414v2, whole genome shotgun sequence, one genomic window encodes:
- the LOC142530621 gene encoding cinnamoyl-CoA reductase 1, whose amino-acid sequence MEEKQGELVCVTGGSGYIGSWLVQLLLQRGYSVNATVKNLKDEKETKHLEAMEGAESRLRLFQMDLLDYNSIVAAVTGTAGVFHLASPCIVDQVHDPQRELLDPAISGTINVLTAAKELGVRRVVVTSSISAIIPSPNWPGDVVKNEDCWADEEFCMRNGVWYPLSKTLAEKAAWKFAKENDLDVVVMNPGTVMGPIIPPTLNASMLMILRLLQGWTEVYENFFMGSVHVKDVALAHILVYENTLATGRHLCVEAISHYGDFAAKVAECYPEYKVPRLPENTQPGLLRSEDAAKKLIDMGLNFIPMEQIIKDSVESLRSKGYIS is encoded by the exons ATGGAAGAGAAACAAGGAGAATTAGTTTGTGTGACAGGTGGGAGCGGCTACATCGGCTCATGGCTCGTTCAGCTTCTCCTTCAGCGCGGCTATAGCGTCAACGCCACCGTCAAGAATCTCA AAGATGAAAAAGAAACGAAGCACTTAGAAGCGATGGAAGGAGCTGAATCCCGCCTCCGTCTTTTCCAGATGGATTTGCTTGATTATAATTCCATTGTTGCCGCCGTTACCGGTACCGCCGGAGTGTTTCACCTTGCTTCTCCTTGCATTGTCGATCAAGTCCACGATCCGCAG CGTGAATTATTGGATCCGGCAATTAGTGGCACCATTAATGTACTGACGGCAGCCAAAGAGCTCGGCGTTCGACGGGTGGTTGTAACATCTTCAATATCGGCTATTATTCCTAGTCCCAATTGGCCGGGTGATGTGGTTAAGAATGAAGATTGCTGGGCAGACGAAGAGTTCTGCATGAGAAATGGG gtttggtatcCACTTTCTAAAACGCTAGCTGAAAAAGCTGCTTGGAAGTTTGCCAAGGAAAATGATCTGGATGTTGTTGTTATGAATCCTGGGACTGTTATGGGTCCAATAATCCCTCCAACACTGAATGCAAGCATGTTGATGATTCTTCGCCTTCTTCAGG GCTGGACGGAAGTCTATGAGAATTTCTTTATGGGATCTGTGCATGTTAAAGATGTGGCTCTAGCACACATACTTGTGTATGAAAATACATTGGCTACTGGACGCCACTTGTGCGTTGAGGCTATTTCTCATTACGGTGACTTTGCTGCTAAGGTTGCAGAATGTTACCCTGAGTACAAGGTGCCTAG GCTACCAGAGAATACTCAACCTGGATTACTGAGGAGTGAGGATGCAGCAAAAAAGCTTATCGATATGGGTCTAAATTTTATCCCCATGGAACAAATTATCAAGGATTCTGTTGAGAGTTTGAGGAGCAAAGGAtatatttcttga